The following proteins are co-located in the Cutaneotrichosporon cavernicola HIS019 DNA, chromosome: 3 genome:
- a CDS encoding uncharacterized protein (glycoside hydrolase family 16 protein) has protein sequence MLLLLLLGGLGVGGAMIPTNTTFISQLDRALAHDTRQFGWAMQAAYEGLTFFDNFVFFSAEDPNHGMVQYVPHDVAFGEGLAFWTQNGTPGIQVEHWKNLPVGEKRHSVRITSKTAFAGGLFVFDLALLPHGCGVWPAVWMLGAGNNWPYSEGVHDPRQNQMTIHAAPGCTLNGDTSAYTGTLLNENCDSSKGSVGCSIRSDSNVSYGDGFNTAGGGIFALLWDGNGLKMWNWQRSAIPLDLTARAPQPLTWSKPVGVFDRATCNPYTFFHPQVIILNVNLCGDWAGSTYASSGCPYTCADRIADPKNLVNTVLIVNSIVVYQQTDGQSSTSSAGGFDSAVGASGPINPLHHRGQATRSEANIWLAVTAAMFGAMVV, from the exons atgctcctccttcttcttctggggggactcggcgtcggggGTGCCATGATTcccaccaacaccacctTTATTTCccagctcgaccgcgccctcgcccacgaCACGCGCCAGTTTGGATGGGCGATGCAGGCTGCGTACGAGGGCCTGACTTTCTTTGACAA CTTTGTCTTCTTTTCGGCAGAGG ACCCCAACCATGGGA tggTTCAGTACGTCCCACACGACGTCGCATTCGGTGAAGGCCTGGCGTTCTGGACACAGAATGGGACCCCAGGTATCCAGGTTGAGCACTGGAAGAACCTCCCTGTCGGCGAGAAGCGGCACAGTGTCCGCATAACCAGTAAGACGGCATTCGCTGGTGGTCTGTTCGTTTTTGACCTGGCCCTGCTGCCGCATGGATGCGGTGTGTGGCCTGCAGTGTGGATGCTCGGCGCCGGCAACAACTGGCCCTACTCG GAGGGCGTGCACGACCCGCGCCAGAACCAGATGACGATCCACGCTGCTCCCGGATGTACGCTTAACGGCGACACGAGCGCGTACACTGGCACGCTGCTGAACGAGAACTGCGACTCGAGCAAGGGCAGTGTCGGGTGCAGCATCCGCTCAGACAGCAACGTCAGCTACGGTGACGGGTTTAATacggccggcggcggcatcTTTGCTCTCCTCTGGGACGGTAACGGGCTCAAGATGTG GAACTGGCAGCGGTCTGCCATCCCGCTCGACCTCACTGCCCGTGCTCCCCAGCCGCTCACATGGTCCAAGCCGGTGGGCGTGTTCGACCGCGCCACGTGCAACCCTTACACCTTCTTCCACCCCCAGgtcatcatcctcaacgtcaaccTGTGTG GCGACTGGGCAGGAAGCACGTACGCTTCCTCTGGCTGCCCCTACACGTGCGCAGACCGTATCGCCGACCCCAAGAACCTCGTTAATACGGTTCTGATCGTCAACTCGATCGTCGTGTACCAGCAGACAGACGGGCAGAGCagcacgagctcggcgggcgGTTTTGACTCGGCGGTCGGCGCATCGGGACCTATCAACCCACTCCACCATCGCGGCCAGGCTACACGCAGTGAGGCCAATATCTGGCTGGCCGTTACTGCGGCCATGTTCGGCGCCATGGTCGTCTAA
- the PSY2 gene encoding uncharacterized protein (Component of IIS longevity pathway SMK-1), whose translation MADLEPTAPSTDVAPDEMDPGPNPASDSISQEGPTDSGPTPLAESAGGDDSDGMDVQPDIVDDSGDDMMLPDNDQGAGKRVKVYELRDQAWFDRGTGHCKGVYDNDNDVALLVVEAEEPQPEGRAGEEAEGPGGFLKDELLLHAQVTKDDQYTRQQETLIVWTDQATQLDIALSFQDASGCEGIWQFINEVQKHLSNQLGDDSKMGMVSSSSPMEPSPILASSAAMGAMARDHWQQPSLANIKDHEVWLRMQAKSAAGREHAVEHIIVETILMFNDNGIFEYILQDDIFDGVLGMLEYDPEFPTLKASYRAFFRQYSKYREVVRIKDDTIRNKIHQTSRLLYLKDVVLARLLDDPTFNILNSFVFFNQVDITSYIQTDDVLLHELFVDFQRDERTGQDDSKKRDLVQFLHQLMIMGKGMQVPNRLALYRTLVDRGLLFACEWAFRQPEATILHGGAEILTLAVEHDVNAVRVHALREEELSRTTLVVEIVGLLQSTQDQGLIQQTVETLRTLLEPGADNEQQSFARAKESTVAESFIAYFYEHCAAQLFLPISSLPELKDVNKQAQTLVPQRTPLLAILVDLLSYCVAAHGHKAQFYILSTPLALQVCSLVYAREKTLRHSALRFIKACLRTGNHFIHRNFTKNGVTKAIIDLVNRETTRDTMLSSACLDTLELIRKESMKAIIMDMFDKHEAQLTRLTERPFVRAYVLGLRIRWEQFKEPPPQPPPQAVVEATKRTATDEEEAWFNQSDDETDADGESTAPHVPVKRKRTQQSGPASKRLSSGGGGSALGLDYDDASDSDGSAGGESPKIVPANPPAGTESELVEGLSDVEKRVRAKRIRQEEEEEGSALSDLIGGGSKAGAPKDGSSGVAARVVHEGTPEVGGSAMHLLVLSLNRQSKKVTMGRVIRAQRKSGGIFKANTHHNKNPARHRNLDFAEKNGYVRGVVREIIHDAGRGAPLATVVFRDPYRYKLRKETFIAAEGISTGSFIYAGKKAALSIGNILPLSACPEGTVVFNVEEKIGDRGALARTSGNYATIIGHSEDGKTRIRLPSGAKKTVASRARATVGVAAGGGRVDKPFLKAGRKFHAMRAKRNSWPRTRGVAMNPVDHPHGGGNHQHIGHASTMARDSSAVLIRYAGLIAARRTGKKRGTIQVKDA comes from the exons ATGGCAGACCTTGAACCAACAGCGCCGTCAACCGACGTTGCGCccgacgagatggaccCGGGTCCCAACCCAGCGAGTGATTCCATCTCCCAGGAAGGACCTACAGATAGTGGCCCCACTCCACTCGCGGAATCTGCTGGTGGTGACGACTCTGACGGCATGGACGTCCAACCAGACATTGTGGATGACAGTGGGGATGATATGATGCTGCCAGATAACGATCAGGGAGCTGGGAAACGCGTCAAG GTGTACGAGCTTCGTGATCAAGCGTGGTTCGACCGGGGAACGGGACACTGCAAGGGAGTGTACGATAATGACAACGACGTCGCGCTACTCGTcgtggaggccgaggaacCTCAACCAGAAGGAAGGGCGGGCGAAGAGGCAGAGGGACCAGGAGGTTTCCTTAAGGATGAGCTACTACTCCATGCGCAAGTGACGAAGGATGACCAATACACCCGTCAGCAAG AAACCCTCATCGTGTGGACAGACCAGGCGACTCAGCTTGACATTGCGCTCTCGTTCCAGGACGCGTCAGGATGTGAAGGTATCTGGCAGTTCATCAACGAGGTGCAGAAGCACCTGAGCAACCAGCTTG GTGATGACTCCAAAATGGGCATGGTGTCATCGTCCTCTCCAATGGAGCCCTCCCCCATCCTTGCGTCCTCCGCAGCCATGGGTGCCATGGCTCGGGATCACTGGCAACAGCCGTCGCTCGCCAACATCAAGGACCACGAGGTCTGGCTGCGCATGCAGGCCAAGTCAGCAGCCGGTCGAGAACATGCAGTCGAACACATCATCGTAGAG ACGATAC TCATGTTCAACGACAACGGCATCTTCGAGTACATCTTACAGGACGACATCTTCGACGGCGTGCTGGGGATGCTGGAGT ACGATCCCGAGTTCCCCACGTTGAAAGCATCATACCGAGCGTTCTTTCGCCAGTACTCCAAGTACCGCGAGGTGGTGCGCATCAAGGACGACACCATACGGAACAAGATCCACCAAACGTCACGACTCCTCTACCTCAAGGACGTTGTTCTGGCTCGACTGCTGGACGACCCCACGTTCAACATTCTGAACAGCTTCGTCTTCTTCAACCAGGTGGACATCACGTCATATATTCAGACCGACGATGTCTTGCTCCATGAGCTCTTTGTCGACTTCCAACGCGACGAAAGAACAGGCCAGGATGATTCTAAGAAGCGCGACCTGGTACAGTTCTTGCACCAGCTCATGATCATGGGGAAGGGGATGCAGGTCCCAAATCGCCTGGCCCTGTATCGAACGCTTGTCGACCGCGGCCTTCTGTTCGCTTGCGAATGGGCGTTCCGACAGCCTGAGGCAACCATCCTCCATGGCGGGGCAGAGATCCTTAccctcgcggtcgagcacgacgtCAACGCCGTTCGTGTCCACGCTctgagggaggaggagttgtcgaggacgacgctGGTAGTCGAGATCGTTGGTCTCCTGCAGTCGACACAGGACCAAGGACTTATCCAGCAAACAGTGGAAACCCTCAGGACGTTGTTGGAACCCGGAGCTGACAACGAG CAGCAATCCTTCGCGCGTGCCAAGGAATCGACAGTTGCGGAATCATTCATCGCGTACTTTTACGAGCACTGTGCGGCTCAGCTTTTCCTACCGATCAGCAGCTTGCCCGAGTTGAAGGACGTGAACA AACAAGCCCAGACTCTCGTTCCCCAGAGGACGCCGCTGTTGGCGATCCTTGTGGACCTCTTGTCGTACTGTGTCGCGGCCCATGGCCACAAAGCGCAGTTCTACATCTTGTCCACCCCCTTAGCGTTGCAAGTGTGCTCGCTGGTCTATGCGAGAGAAAAGACGCTGCGTCATT CTGCGTTGCGCTTCATCAAGGCGTGCCTCCGAACAGGCAACCACTTCATACATCGCAACTTCACAAAGAACGGCGTCACCAAAGCCATCATCGACCTTGTCAACCGAGAGACGACGCGTGACACGATGCTCAGTTCTGCGTGCCTGGATACGCTTGAGCTCATTCGCAAG GAGAGCATGAAGGCCATCATCATGGACATGTTCGACAAACATGAAGCCCAGTTGACTCGATTGACCGAGAGGCCGTTCGTCCGCGCGTACGTCCTCGGTCTGCGCATCAGGTGGGAACAGTTCAAGGAaccacctcctcagccACCTCCTCAGGCCGTCGTCGAAGCGACCAAGCGCACCGCAaccgacgaggaagaggccTGGTTTAACCAGTCAGACGATGAGACGGACGCGGACGGCGAAAGCACTGCTCCACATGTGCCTGTCAAGCGCAAGAGGACGCAGCAAAGTGGCCCGGCGTCTAAACGCCTTTcgagtggaggaggtggatcCGCTCTGGGTCTCGACTATGATGACGCTTCCGACAGCGACGGATCCGCTGGCGGGGAGTCACCCAAGATTGTGCCCGCAAACCCTCCCGCCGGAACGGAGAGCGAGCTGGTGGAAGGCCTCTCAGATGTCGAAAAGCGTGTCCGTGCCAAGCGGATAcgccaggaggaggaagaggaaggcTCTGCTCTATCTGATCTGATTGGAGGGGGCAGCAAGGCTGGAGCACCAAAGGACGGCAGCAGTGGAGTGGCGGCCAGGGTGGTGCATGAGGGGACACCGGAGGTTGGGGGTTCTGCAA TGCACTTGTTGGTACTATCCCTCAACCGTCAATCCAAAAAAGTC ACAATGGGT CGTGTTATTCGTGCCCAGAGGAAGTCGGGTGGCATCTTCAAGGCCAACACCCACCACAACAAGAACCCCGCGCGTCACCGCAACCTCGACTTTGCCGAGAAGAACGGTTACGTCCGTGGTGTCGTTCGCGAGATCATCCACGACGCTGGCCG TGGTGCTCCCCTCGCGACCGTCGTCTTCCGTGACCCCTACCGCTACAAGCTCCGCAAGGAGACCTTCATCGCTGCCGAGGGTATCTCGACCGGCTCGTTCATCTACGCCGGCAAGAAGGCTGCCCTCTCTATCGGCAAcatcctccctctctcGGCTTGCCCTGAGGGTACCGTCGTCTTCAACGTTGAGGAGAAGATTGGTGACCGTGGAGCCCTTGCCCGCACTTCGGGTAACTACGCCACCATCATCGGCCACTCGGAGGACGGCAAGACCCGTATCCGTCTCCCCTCGGGTGCCAAGAAGACcgtcgcctcgcgcgcacgTGCGACCGTCGGTGTCGCTGCCGGCGGTGGCCGTGTTGACAAGCCCTTCCTCAAGGCTGGCCGCAAGTTCCACGCCATGCGC GCCAAGCGCAACTCGTGGCCTCGTACTCGTGGTGTTGCCATGAACC CCGTTGACCACCCCCACGGTGGTGGTAACCACCAGCACATCGGTCACGCCTCTACGATGGCCCGCGACTCGTCGGCCG TGCTGATACGTTACGCTGGTCTCATTGCTGCCCGCCGTAccggcaagaagcgcggcACCATCCAGGTCAAGGATGCGTAA
- a CDS encoding uncharacterized protein (Ulp1 protease family, C-terminal catalytic domain): protein MNGSPVTKRPRDHSPPSQRSSKRRRPVSSTISESGTVESSSFFHNLGQRFMSWWNSETPTAPSLSSRNGSPSRRGKRRASVRRRPENNGHVIELVDDDSDEDDIDASEKAAAAAKRRRSKQVAARSTLNDHVLPSHAGPSVIADSPMPSSLNIHPYLDETLFKTRFAAAPATPTSGGTPSSASPTATQPHRHPDTTDRPIRRYDWERPSSLGSPRSDVSSCSSRPLKDSSPTKHGFKSKKSLRHSSDHRQLDMVDQYMRRLEGMGAADELLAFRRVKAEMQLEQSRSSSKKMLRRARSVGNLGQPSKGLSAFTSDLRKTLDEASLPKQPTYNLVRPHQKREIPALWEPLDSPLHRQQQIEKTVAERKIKLALSRAGPPIPSKLTPSQAAIVDDTLHDPHFQVTVGAEQINAASIRRLRPGQWLNDEVVNCYAQLINLRSSKGDPSDRVHCWNSFFYQKLSDQGYVGANLKRWTKRFKLDIFSLHKMLVPINHNNAHWVCAVVDFRRQRIEYYDSMHDSGNRMSVFQNLRDYLKAEHKEKKGTVLNLSGWTDAFNPGSPKQDNVNDCGVFACQTLEMASRGRDLIDSKFDFKQSNMPFFRRLMIVEIASGELAQRPWSRLADA, encoded by the exons ATGAACGGGTCGCCGGTGACCAAGCGGCCGCGCGAccactcccctccctcaCAACGGTCCTCGAAGCGCCGTAGACCGGTCAGTTCCACAATATCCGAGTCAGGAACAGTCGAGAGCTCATCGTTCTTTCACAACTTGGGCCAGCGCTTCATGTCGTGGTGGAACAGTGAGA CTCCGACAGCTCCCTCActgagctcgaggaacgGTTCTCCCTCACGTAGGGGCAAACGTCGTGCCAGTGTTCGTCGCCGCCCGGAGAATAACGGTCACgtcatcgagctcgtcgacgatgactctgatgaggacgacatcGATGCCTCGGAGAAGGCAGCTGCCGCTGCAaagaggaggcggagcaAGCAGGTCGCCGCTCGTTCCACCTTGAACGACCATGTCCTCCCTTCTCACGCCGGGCCCAGCGTGATCGCCGACAGTCCTATGCCGTCGTCACTCAACATCCATCCTTATTTGGATGAGACGCTCTTCAAGACCAGGTTTGCTGCTGCTCCAGCCACACCAACCTCTGGTGGGACGCCGTCTTCGGCGTCGCCAACTGcaacccaaccccaccgcCATCCGGATACCACAGACCGGCCCATTCGACGATATGACTGGGAGAGGCCATCATCCTTGGGCTCTCCCAGGAGCGATGTCTCCAGCTGTTCAAGTCGTCCTCTCAAGGACAGCTCTCCTACCAAGCACGGCTTTAAGAGCAAGAAGAGTCTGCGGCATTCCAGCGACCACCGTCAGCTCGACATGGTCGATCAATACATGCGGCGACTGGAGGGCATGGGGGCGGCTGACGAGCTCTTAGCTTTCAGGCGCGTGAAGGCTGAAATGCAATTGGAGCAATCTCGATCGTCTTCGAAGAAGATGC tccgccgagctcgcagCGTGGGGAACCTTGGGCAGCCATCGAAGGGTCTCAGTGCCTTTACATCCGATCTGCGCAAGACTTTGGACGAAGCCTCTTTGCCGAAGCAGCCCACG TATAACCTAGTCCGGCCCCACCAGAAGCGAGAGATACCGGCCCTATGGGAGCC ACTCGACAGTCCTCTCCATCGGCAACAGCAGATCGAGAAGACTGTGGCTGAGCGGAAGATCAAACTCGCTCTTTCTCGTGCCGGTCCCCCTATTCCAAGCAAGTTGACGCCCAGCCAAGCTGCCATC GTGGACGACACACTACATGACCCCCATTTCCAGGTCACTGTTGGAGCTGAGCAGATCAACGCGGCGTCGATTCGCCGTCTACGGCCTGGTCAGTGGCTCAACGACGAAGTTGTGAACTGCTACGCGCAGCTCATCAACTTGAGGTCCTCCAAGGGGGATCCAAGTGACCGTGTCCATTGCTGGAACTCGTTCTTTTACCAGAAGCTCTCGGACCAGGGCTATGTCGGAGCCAATCTGAAGCGGTGGACCAAGAGG TTCAAGCTCGACATCTTCTCTCTCCACAAGATGTTAGTTCCTATCAACCACAACAACGCCCACTGGGTATGTGCAGTCGTTGATTTCCGGCGTCAACGGATCGAGTATTATGACTCGATGCACGACAGCGGCAACAGGATGAGTGTGTTCCAG AACCTGCGCGATtacctcaaggccgagcacaaggagaagaagggtACCGTGCTCAACCTTTCTGGTTGGACAGATGCATTCAACCCG GGATCTCCAAAGCAAGACAACGTCAACGACTGTGGTGTCTTTGCATGCCAGACGCTAGAAATGGCGTCGCGCGGGCGCGACCTTATCGACTCCAAGTTCGATTTCAAACAGTCCAACATGCCTTTCTTCCGTCGCCTCATGATTGTCGAGATCGCTTCTGGGGAGCTGGCCCAGCGTCCCTGGTCTCGACTTGCCGACGCATAG
- a CDS encoding uncharacterized protein (prohibitin homologues): MAFPNDDLKRGSLNSTQPLHSHDHSDTEDLHRYVTEEMPRAAKMAVAGPSNEGAILTVQPLSKNDMQPSYAQDFGSASVTHGFYGSMMTGLGSCIGFFGQFPCLPLPNPYKEVRQGSVGLISRFGQFYKSVDPGLVEVNVCSESISVVDVKIQLTTVPRQTVQTKDNVSVEIDSVISWHVVSPYRAAFGINNLAGALVERAQTTLRQVVGGRVLQSVISDREGLAQEVAEIIETTAEKWGVSIESILLKDINFSADLQQSLSSAATQKRIGESKVIAARAEVDAAKLMRQAADILASPAAMQIRQLEALQSMSRSAGSKVIFVPMNLEAMGAAGLDGPMAQQIAGGNDEHLLAPRNSAGQAAVITSMSNM, encoded by the exons ATGGCCTTTCCCAACGACGACTTGAAGAGGGGCTCCCTCAACTCGACTCAGCCCCTTCACAGCCACGACCATTCCGACACTGAGGACCTCCACCGCTACGTAACAGAGGAGATGCCACGCGCGGCCAAGATGGCTGTGGCTGGACCTTCCAACGAAGGTGCCATCTTG ACTGTGCAACCACTGAGTAAGAACGA TATGCAGCCCTCGTATGCGCAGGACTTTGGTTCGGCCTCGGTTACG CACGGTTTCTATGGGAGCATGATGACTGGGCTGGGCTCTTGCATCGGCTTCTTTGGTCAGTTCCCATgccttcctcttcccaaCCCATACAAGGAGGTTCGCCAAGGTTCGGTTGGCCTCATCAGCCGCTTCGGCCAGTTCTACAAGTCGGTCGACCCTggtctcgtcgaggtcaacgTCTGCTCAGAAAGCATCAGCGTTGTTG ACGTCAAGATTCAGCTCACGACTGTTCCGCGCCAGACGGTGCAGACCAAAGACAACGTCTCCGTGGAGATTGACTCGGTTATCAGCTGGCACGTCGTGTCGCCCTACCGCGCCGCGTTTGGCATCAACAACCTTGCCGGCGCGCTGGTCGAGCGTGCGCAGACTACACTGCGCCAGGTGGTTGGCGGCCGTGTGCTCCAGAGCGTGATCTCGGACCGCGAGGGACTTGCTCAGGAAGTCGCCGAGATTATTGAGACGACTGCCGAGAAGTGGGGTGTCTCCATCGAGTCGATTCTTCTCAAGGACATCAACTTCTCGGCCGACCTCCAGCAGAGCCTGTCTTCGGCTGCTACCCAGAAGCGCATCGGTGAAAGCAAGGTTATTGCTGCGCgtgccgaggtcgacgctGCCAAGCTCATGCGTCAAG CCGCCGACATTCTTGCGTCGCCCGCAGCTATGCAGAtccgccagctcgaggcccttCAGTCCATGTCTCGTAGCGCTGGCTCCAAGGTCATCTTCG TCCCCATGAACCTCGAGGCTATGGGTGCGGCTGGCCTTGACGGTCCGATGGCGCAGCAGATTGCTGGCGGCAACGATGAGCATCTTCTGGCACCCCGAAACTCGGCTGGGCAGGCGGCCGTCATTACCTCCATGTCCAACATGTAG
- a CDS encoding uncharacterized protein (Dopa 4,5-dioxygenase family): MSASSSANPLASFYPDIGAPSATFSTEGLEPLSYEVNPAGDGKSVRNHPRPDGKLSPFYHKMWHGDGGPNSKPWVDFHVYHQPNNPNHVQYAHKLYEAVRREFPELRTYRFFEGPLGPHPIPMFEINVCTPAELGALFTWMMANRGPCSVLIHPNTGDEANDHTVRATWMGDKVPLDVDLLRAVDAKHAADRSA; encoded by the exons ATGTCCGCTTCAAGCTCCGCTAATCCTTTGGCGTCGTTCTATCCGGACATCGGAGCTCCATCAGCAACATTTTCGACAGAGGGACTTGAACCGCTGTCATACGAGGTCAACCCCGCAGGCGACGGCAAAAGCGTCCGCAACCATCCCCGTCCCGATGGCAAGCTGAGCCCATTCTACCACAAGATGTGGCACGGCGACGGGGGCCCGAACTCAAAGCCTTGGGTTGACTTTCATGTCTACCACCAG CCCAACAACCCAAACCACGTTCAGTACGCACACAAGCTGTACGAGGCGGTGCGTCGCGAGTTCCCTGAACTAAGGACTTATCGA TTCTTTGAAGGTCCTCTCGGTCCGCACCCCATTCCGATGTTTGAGATCAACGTCTGCACGCCCGCCGAACTGGGTGCTCTTTTTACGTGGATGATGGCAAATCGAGGGCCGTGCAGTGTTCTCATCCATCCCAACACGGGTGACGAGGCTAACGACCACACCGTAAGAGCGACTTGGATGGGCGACAAGGTTCCCTTGGACGTCGACCTTCTTCGGGCAGTTGATGCTAAGCACGCTGCCGACAGGAGTGCGTAG